The genomic stretch GCAGCACATGGCGCGGGTCGGCCCAGGCGGCGCTGCCGTCGGGCAGCAGGATGTCGCAGAACATGCGGGCGCTCTCGCCGCTGGCGCCGCCCTCGAACGGGAACACCTGGAACGTCGTCGGGTCGGGCATGGCGACCATGTCGGACTCGTAGACCCGGGCGAAGCCCTCGATCGCCGAGCCGTCGATGCCCATGCCTTCCTCGAAGGCGGACTCGAGTTCGGCCGGGGCGACCGACACGCTCTTGAGCGTGCCGAGCACGTCGGTGAACCAGAGCCGGACAAAACGGATGTCGCGCTCCTCCAGAGTACGAAGCACGAACTCCTGCTGTCGGTCCACGTTCACCCCTAGTAGTGATGACTTGACAAGCCAGTCTTCCCCGGCCCAGTTACGCCGAGATTACGCTGGCGCCGCCTCCTCCCGGTGCCCTGGGGTGTGAAAACCTCCACTCGCCCCTGACCGCGGCGCCGGCCCGGGTGCGACGATCGAGGGGCACCCGGGGACCGCACCGACGCGGCCTCGAGGGGGAAGGAGCACACCATGACCGAGATTCCCACCCTGTACGGTGGCCCGCCCACCCGACGGGTACGCACGCGTGACCTGATCGCCGCCAAGAGCCGCGGCGACCGCTGGCCGATGCTGACCTCCTACGACCAGTACACGGCCTCGATCTTCGACCAGAACGGCGTGCCGGTCCTGCTCGTCGGCGACTCGGCCGCCAACAACGTGTTCGGTCACGAGACCACCCTGCCGATCACCGTCGACGAGCTGATCCCCCTGGTCAGCGCCGTCGTGCGGGCCACCAAGACGGCGTTGATCGTGGCCGACCTGCCCTTCGGCAGCTACGAGGAGGGCCCGACGCAGGCGTTGCGCACGGCCGTCCGGTTCATGAAGGAGGGCGGCGCCCACGCCGTCAAGCTCGAGGGCGGCCGCCGCGTCGCCGCTCAGATCGAGGCCCTCACCGGCGCCGGCATCCCCGTCATGGGCCACGTCGGCTTCACCCCGCAGAGCGAGCACACCCTCGGCGGCTACCGGGTCCAGGGCCGCGAGAACGAGGGCGCCCAGGTGGTCTCGGACGCCCGCGCGGTGGCCGACGCGGGCGCGTTCGCCGTGGTGCTCGAGATGGTGCCGGGCGAGGTGGCCAAGACGATCACCAAGGAGCTCGAGATCCCGACGGTGGGCATCGGCGCCGGCCCCGACACCGACGCCCAGGTGCTGGTCTGGCAGGACATGGCCGGTCTGCGCACCGGCCGCACGCCGCGCTTCGTCAAGCAGTACGCCGACATGGCCGGGATGCTGTCGAAGGCCACCCAGCAGTTCGCCGCCGAGGTCCGAGGCGGCGAGTTCCCGTCGGCCGAGCACACTTTCTAAAGATCAAATGCTGATGTCGTAGCGGGGTGGTGGGTTCAGACCGTCGCTCCCGCCGAGGGCCCGGGCGGGCTGAGCAGGGCGCCGGCGCGCCCAGAACGCTCAACCCACCCGGGCGACCTGCGTGCGTGGTTGCGCCCAAAAGATCAAAACCGTCAGGCCTCGAACTGGACCTTGCGGGTGGACGGGTCTGCGGTGATCAGGCGGACCTGCATGCGGACGCCCAGGGACAGGCTGCCCTGGCAGCGGGCGCGGACGGCCGGCTCGTCGATGGCGATGGTGCCGCCGGGCGGGCGGCCCTTCGACGGGTCGTCGAGGTCGACCACGCCCGCCTCGAAGACCTCTCCCACCCGGTCGTGCAGCAGCACGGCCTCGGCCAGGTCGATCGCGCCGCGGTTGGCCGCGCCGGCCAGCCTGTCCGAGTCGGTCATGGCCTTCGGCAGCCGGGGCAGGGCGGCCCGCGCCCACTCGGGGATCGTCGCGCCGGTCGCGACCGCCAGGCAGACCTCTGTCGCGTAGCGGTCGGCCAGCCGCCGCAGCGGGGCCGTGACGTGCGCGTACGACGCTCCCACGCCGCCGTGGCCGGTCTGCTCGGGCGGGGCGCCGTCGAACGGCGTGTAGGCGGCCCCGCGCAGCAAGTCGGCCGCCTGGTCGAGGAAGGCCGCGCCACGCGGGGTGGCCGGGTCGACCGAGGCGACAACCGCGCCGACCTGGGCCCCGGACGGCCACAGCACGCCCAGCGACTTCGCGGCGGCCTGCAGCTTGACAACCGCCTCGGCCTTGGGCGGCGGCATCGTGCGCAGCAGCCCCACCCCGGCCCCCAGCATCAGCTCGGCCGCCGCCATGCCGGTGAGCAGCGAGATCTGCGCGTTGTGCTCCTCGATCGCGAGGGGCGCCCGCAACACCAGCCGCCAACCGCCGTTGTCGGGCTCGACCTCCTGCTCGGGCAGCGGCAGGTTGACCGCGCCCCGGTCGGCGGCCCGCCGGGCCAGCAGCGTGCCCAGTTCGGGCAGCAGGGCCAGCGGCTCGGGCGGGGTGCCCGCGTCGACCTGCTGCTGCACCGCCTCGTAGCTCAGCTTCGCCCGGCTGCGCACCCGCGCCCGTTCCAGGGTGGTCGAGACGATCGCGCCGTCGGCGTCCACGTCGATGGTCCACACCACGGCCGACCGGTCGACGTCGGGGAACAGGCTCACCGCGTCCTCGCTGAGAACCGGCGGGTGCAGCGGGATCCGCCCGTCGGGCAGATAGATCGTCTGGCCGCGGGCCCAGGTCTCGGCCTCGAGCGCCCCGCCCGGCCGCACGTAGGACGCGACGTCGGCGATCGCGTAGAGCACCCGGTAGCCGCCGCCGGGCCGCCGGCTCAGGTGCATGGCCTGGTCGAGGTCGCGGGAGGTGGCCGGGTCGATCGTCACGAACGGCACGTCGGTGCGGTCGGCGGCCGGTGGTGGCGGCGCCGCGGCGGCCGCTTCGGCCTCGGCCAGCGCGTCGGCCGGGAAGTCGCCCGGCAGCTTGAGTTCCTGCCGCAGGGCGTCGAAGTCGATGCGCGGCGCCCACACCCGTCTGATCGGCACGGGTCATTCCTACCAGTTCCCCGTACGAGGAAGGGCCGCGCCCGGCGGCACGGCCCTTCTTTTGTGCGTTGTCTCAGCGCCGGCGAGCGGCCGTCTTCCGTGCTGTCGTGGCGGGCGCGTCCATCATGTCCGCGGCCGGGGTGTTCCCCAGCGCGGCCTGCCGGGCCGCCGCCGCGGAGGCCGCCTTGGAGACCCGGGCCCGGTTGGTCGACGAATTCTTGGCGGTCGAGGCCGCGCGCGGCGTGTTGGCCGCCCGGGTGGCCCGCTCCCGGGTCGCGCCGGCCTCGTTGATGCTGCTGCGGTTACCGGCCGGCGCCGCCGCGGACCGGTTGCCGCCGCGCGCCACCACCGGGCTCAACCCGGCCACCTTGGCCACCGGCGAACGGGGTGCCGCCTTCGGAGCAGACCCTTCCGTTCCCGTACGACCGGACGACCGCGACGCCGTGGCTTTGCTCGCGCTCTTCACAGCCGACGCCGCCTTGGCCGCGCTCTTCGTCGCCGCCTTGGCCGCCGCCCTGGCAGCTGTCTTGGCCGCCGTAGCCGTCTTGGCCGCCGTCTTCTTCACCGCCGCGCTCTTCGCCGCGGTGGCCTTTGCTGCTGTGCTCTTGGCCGCAGTTGCCTTGGCGGCGGCGCTCTTCGCGGCCGTCTTCGCCGGAGTCGCCTTCTTGCCCGCCGCGCTCTTCGCCGCCGCGCTCTTCGCCGCCGTGCTCTTGGCCGCCGCGCTCTTGGCCGCCGCGCTCTTCGCCGCCGCGCTCTTCACCGCCGTCGCCTTGGCCGGGGCCTTTTTCGCCGCCGTGGCCTTGGCCCCGGTTGTCTTGGCCGCAGCAGCTCCGGCTCCCGCCGCCCGGGCACCCGTCGCCTTCGTCCCGGCCGCCTTGATCGCGGTGGCCCTCGCCCCAGTCGCCTTGGTCCCGATCGCCTTGGCGGCAGTCGCCCTGGCCGCAGCAGCCCCGGTTCCGGCCGCCCGGCCCCCCGCCGCCTTCGCCCCAGCCGTCTTCACCGCTGTCGCCTTGGTCCCGGTCGCCTTGGTCCCGGTCGCCTTGGTCCCGGTCGCCCTGGCCGCAGCAGCCCCGGTTCCGGCCGCCCGGCCCCCCGCCGCCTTCGCCCCGGCCGCCTTCACCGCTGTCGCCTTGGCGCCGCCCGCCTTGGCCGCGGTCGCCTTGGCCGTAGCGGCCTTCCTCGCGGCAGCCGCCGACTTCGCACCCGCCCTGGCCGCAGTCGCCGCCGCCCGGTTCGCCGTGGCCGCGGCCCGATTGGCAGCGGCCGTGGCACCGCTTTCGGCCCCCGTGGTGGCCGATCCGGCCGCCGCACGGTTGGCTGCCGCCGTAGCGCTCCGGTTGTAACCGACCCGGGCGGTACCCGCCGCCGCCTTGTTGGCCGAAGCCGTAGCGTTCCGCGCCGCCGACGCCTTCTTGGCCGCAGGTCGCGTAGTGGTGGCCTTCTTCGCCGGGCTCGCCTTGGCCGTAGCCGTCTTGCCCGCAGTCCCGCTCGTCGCAGCCGCAGTCTTCTTGCCCACGCTCCCGACCGCCGCAGCCGCAGTCTTCCTGGCCGTGGTCCCGCCCGCTGCCACAGCCGCCTTCCGGGCCGTGATCCCGCCCGCCCCCGCAGCCGCCTTCCGGGCCGTGATCCCGCCCGCCCCCGCAGCCGCCTTCCGGGCCGTGATCCCGCCCGCCGTCACAGCCGCCTTCCGGGCCGTGATCCCGCCCGCCCCCGCAGCCGCCTTCCGGGCCGTGATCCCGCCCGCCGTCACAGCCGCCTTCCGGGCCGCGGCCGCCTTCCGGGCCGTGGTCCCGTTCGCCGCCGCAGCCGCCGTCTTCGCGCTCGTCGCCGTCGTCTTGACCACGGGAACGCTGGTAGCCGCCTTCTTGCCCGCCGTGCTCGTCGCGGCGGCCGCCCTCTTGCCGGCAGGCACGGTCCTGGTCTTCTTGGCAATCGCGCTCGGGCCGGCCGCCGGCTTCTGGGCCACGCCGGCGCTGGTGGTGCGCCTCGCCGTGGCCGAGGTCGCCGCCGCCGTCCGCTTCGGCGCCGCCTTGCCGGCGGTCGTCGTCCTGGCCGCCGTCGTCTTCTGCGCGGCCTTGGCCGCGGTCGTCCTGCTCGCTGTCGTCATTGCCCCAGCCTTGTTAGCCGCCGTCTTGGTGGAACCGGTGCGGCTGGCCGGAACCCTGGCCACCCCGGTCGACTTGCCCGCACTGCTCGCCGCCGCCCTACGAGCGCCGGTCGTCGCCTTCTTGACGGCCCCAGCCGCCTTCACCGCCGCCACGGTGGTCTCCCCAGCCGCCTTCACCGCCGCCACGGTGGTCTCCCCGGCCGCGCCCCCGACCATCGTGGACCGGCCACGCGCGCCCGCCGCCCCGCCCACGCCAACGGCCCGCTGCCTCGGCGCCGCCTTGCCCTGGGCACTCGCGGCCTTCACACCGGTCCTGCCGGAGCCCGGCTTGATCGCGGAACCCTTGGCAGCAGCCGTTTTCGTGCCGCCTGCCTTCGCCGCTCCACCCCGCGCGGAGGACCCAGCCCTCACCGTCTGGTCCGCGTTCATCGACGTGGCCGCCGCCGGCCTGACCGTCGCTGACTTGGCCGCTGCAGCCTTGGCCACCGCTGACTCAGCCGTCGCCGATTTGGCGGCTGGTGAGTTGGCTCCTGCCGTCTTGGCCCCCGCTGACTTGCCCCTCGCCGTCTTGGCCGTCGCTGACTTGGCCCGTGCCGTCTTGGCCGCCGCTGACTTGGCCCCTGCCGTCTTGGCCGCCGCCGTCGTCTTGGCCCCCGCCGCCGTCGCCGCCGTCGCCGTCGCCGCC from Paractinoplanes brasiliensis encodes the following:
- the panB gene encoding 3-methyl-2-oxobutanoate hydroxymethyltransferase; its protein translation is MTEIPTLYGGPPTRRVRTRDLIAAKSRGDRWPMLTSYDQYTASIFDQNGVPVLLVGDSAANNVFGHETTLPITVDELIPLVSAVVRATKTALIVADLPFGSYEEGPTQALRTAVRFMKEGGAHAVKLEGGRRVAAQIEALTGAGIPVMGHVGFTPQSEHTLGGYRVQGRENEGAQVVSDARAVADAGAFAVVLEMVPGEVAKTITKELEIPTVGIGAGPDTDAQVLVWQDMAGLRTGRTPRFVKQYADMAGMLSKATQQFAAEVRGGEFPSAEHTF
- a CDS encoding RNB domain-containing ribonuclease; this encodes MPIRRVWAPRIDFDALRQELKLPGDFPADALAEAEAAAAAPPPPAADRTDVPFVTIDPATSRDLDQAMHLSRRPGGGYRVLYAIADVASYVRPGGALEAETWARGQTIYLPDGRIPLHPPVLSEDAVSLFPDVDRSAVVWTIDVDADGAIVSTTLERARVRSRAKLSYEAVQQQVDAGTPPEPLALLPELGTLLARRAADRGAVNLPLPEQEVEPDNGGWRLVLRAPLAIEEHNAQISLLTGMAAAELMLGAGVGLLRTMPPPKAEAVVKLQAAAKSLGVLWPSGAQVGAVVASVDPATPRGAAFLDQAADLLRGAAYTPFDGAPPEQTGHGGVGASYAHVTAPLRRLADRYATEVCLAVATGATIPEWARAALPRLPKAMTDSDRLAGAANRGAIDLAEAVLLHDRVGEVFEAGVVDLDDPSKGRPPGGTIAIDEPAVRARCQGSLSLGVRMQVRLITADPSTRKVQFEA